Part of the Caldisericia bacterium genome is shown below.
AGGCCTGCTGAATATCGTCATACCTTCTTATTTCCTTTATTCCCTTAATCTTTTGAGCAGCAAAATCTCCAGTGGTATTAATCTGAACTCCAACTACCTTGCCAACAAGATCATCCTCATTCTTTATCTCATTGTTGTCTTTTCTTACAGCAATAATCTGACCTGAATCGTAGTATGGATCTGAAAATAACATCTCTTTGCTTCTTTCCTCTGTTATGGTGACTGCAGAAATGATAATATCAAACTTCTCAGCTTTTAATGCAGCAAATATTCCATCCCATGCTGTATCTATTATCTTTGGTTCAGATAAACCCATCTCCTTACTTATCTCCTTAATAAGATCTATGTCAAAGCCAGTTGGATTACCATCTTGCATGAATTCAAAGGGAGCGTATGCCACCTCTGAGCCAACAAGGAGGTAACCTCTTTTTCTGGCTTTGGCAAGGGTGGTATGTTTAAGCCCAATATTTTTTGTATTTTCTCCAGATTTGATATTTACATTTACTTCAAATGGGTAGAAATCTTTTACTGAAACTGAAAGTTTGTAGCTTCCTTCTTCAAGGTTTTTAAACACATATTTACCACTCTCA
Proteins encoded:
- a CDS encoding transporter substrate-binding domain-containing protein, translated to MAGVVKDEDGNPLQGITVSLDGQTATTDESGKYVFKNLEEGSYKLSVSVKDFYPFEVNVNIKSGENTKNIGLKHTTLAKARKRGYLLVGSEVAYAPFEFMQDGNPTGFDIDLIKEISKEMGLSEPKIIDTAWDGIFAALKAEKFDIIISAVTITEERSKEMLFSDPYYDSGQIIAVRKDNNEIKNEDDLVGKVVGVQINTTGDFAAQKIKGIKEIRRYDDIQQAFQDLEIGRIDAVINDLPVSAYYASTRPDIKLVGKLLTVEHYGIPARLGDNDLIEEINKALKKIKESGKYRELYVKWFGVEPPQ